The following are encoded together in the Streptomyces sp. NBC_00341 genome:
- a CDS encoding nitronate monooxygenase, whose amino-acid sequence MELSTVFTELLGVRHPIVLAPMGGSAGGALAAAVSRGGGLGMLGAGMGDPDWLARELPLMADVAEPWGVGFLSWAADIGAVERVLEHGPRAVMLSFGDPGPFAGRVRAAGATLIIQVTDVQEARQAVDLGADVIVAQGTESGGHGARHGRSTLPFVPVVVDLAGPVPVLAAGGIADGRGVAAALALGAAGALIGTRFQATAEALADPSATEAIVRGSGQDTERSRVLDIARGSRWPAQYTARTLGHPYLDRWRDREAELAADPGARQRYRDDVADGVVPPVPVWAGEGADLITDVPPAAGLVAALAAQAADALERAGRHRAHEGR is encoded by the coding sequence ATGGAACTGTCGACTGTGTTCACGGAGTTGCTCGGTGTACGGCACCCGATCGTGCTGGCGCCGATGGGCGGATCGGCCGGGGGCGCGCTGGCGGCGGCCGTCTCACGCGGCGGCGGGCTCGGCATGCTGGGCGCCGGAATGGGCGACCCGGACTGGCTGGCCCGCGAACTGCCGCTCATGGCGGACGTGGCGGAGCCGTGGGGCGTCGGCTTCCTGAGCTGGGCGGCGGATATCGGCGCGGTCGAGCGGGTGCTGGAGCACGGGCCCCGGGCGGTGATGCTGTCGTTCGGTGATCCGGGTCCGTTCGCGGGACGCGTCCGTGCGGCGGGTGCGACGCTGATCATCCAGGTCACCGATGTCCAGGAGGCCCGGCAGGCCGTGGACCTGGGCGCCGACGTCATCGTGGCGCAGGGCACCGAGAGCGGTGGGCACGGTGCCCGGCACGGGAGGTCCACCCTGCCGTTCGTGCCGGTCGTGGTGGACCTGGCGGGGCCGGTACCCGTCCTGGCGGCCGGCGGGATCGCGGACGGCCGGGGCGTGGCCGCCGCCCTGGCCCTGGGCGCCGCGGGGGCGCTCATCGGCACCCGGTTCCAGGCCACGGCGGAGGCCCTTGCCGACCCCTCGGCCACCGAGGCGATCGTGCGGGGGAGCGGGCAGGACACGGAGCGCAGCCGCGTTCTCGACATCGCCCGGGGATCGCGGTGGCCGGCGCAGTACACGGCTCGCACCCTCGGCCACCCCTACCTCGACCGGTGGCGGGACCGGGAGGCGGAGCTCGCGGCGGACCCCGGGGCCAGGCAGCGCTATCGGGACGACGTGGCCGACGGCGTCGTGCCGCCCGTGCCGGTATGGGCGGGTGAGGGCGCCGACCTCATCACCGACGTGCCGCCCGCGGCCGGTCTCGTCGCCGCACTGGCGGCCCAGGCGGCCGACGCCCTGGAGCGGGCGGGGAGGCACCGCGCGCACGAGGGGCGGTGA
- a CDS encoding winged helix-turn-helix transcriptional regulator — MTDAVPTEQEWTEQNRTEQERTERSWTEQERTERSWTEQERTERSWTEQERTERSWAEQDWTDPACPVARTVDLVGDRWSLLIVRDAMDGAASFTDFRNRLGVARNILSDRLRKLTAHGILATSTPPGAKRHTYRLTESGQELFTVVVALRQWGERHAFAPGEDHSVLVDDGGRDVPRFRVLDRSGRPVTAATSRVRKVGTPHVRKAGE; from the coding sequence ATGACGGACGCGGTACCGACCGAGCAGGAGTGGACGGAGCAGAACCGGACCGAGCAGGAACGGACGGAGCGGAGCTGGACCGAGCAGGAACGGACGGAGCGGAGCTGGACCGAGCAGGAACGGACCGAGCGGAGCTGGACCGAGCAGGAACGGACCGAGCGGAGCTGGGCCGAGCAGGACTGGACCGATCCCGCGTGCCCGGTCGCGCGCACGGTCGATCTCGTGGGCGACCGCTGGAGCCTGCTCATCGTCCGGGACGCGATGGACGGCGCGGCGTCGTTCACCGACTTCCGCAACCGCCTCGGCGTCGCCCGCAACATCCTCAGCGACCGGCTCCGGAAGCTCACCGCGCACGGCATCCTGGCCACGAGCACCCCGCCCGGGGCCAAGCGCCACACCTACCGGCTGACCGAGTCCGGCCAGGAGCTGTTCACCGTCGTCGTCGCGCTCAGGCAGTGGGGTGAGCGGCACGCCTTCGCTCCCGGCGAGGACCACTCCGTCCTGGTCGACGACGGCGGGCGGGACGTGCCCCGCTTCCGCGTTCTGGACCGGAGCGGCCGGCCCGTCACCGCGGCGACGTCACGGGTGCGGAAGGTCGGGACACCGCATGTGCGGAAGGCCGGTGAGTGA
- a CDS encoding MFS transporter, whose amino-acid sequence MPSTITRGQRFVLAAVCAVAVSTIYAIQPVLESAGGELGLAGPELGRLVAAGQLGYFAGLVLLVPLGDVLDRRTLIVGHLILTGTGAAITSLAPGGMAAGAGLALAGLFAVVVQITVAYVAATSPPGERGRNIGTVTSGVVLGILGVRLLAGVLGDSLGWRSVYAVLAVLCLALALFAHLTLHPDVRPARARYRDVLATAGRLVATDRLLLGRGLIAFFLFASFGTLWSGLALPLGAAPWHFGTTVIGLFGLAGLIGAVAAARAGSWADAGHAHAVTGWSLALLAVSWTLTAWTSPGLWPLITGVVLLDFAVQAVHVSNQHLLTAAHPERSSSVIGAYMAFYSLGSALGATTTTWAYAAAGWRASCLLGAAYAVAALAVWALARRTSASPRPSASVGRFGKGVAR is encoded by the coding sequence ATGCCGTCGACAATCACACGCGGTCAACGGTTCGTCCTGGCGGCGGTGTGCGCGGTGGCGGTGTCCACGATCTACGCCATCCAGCCGGTGCTGGAGTCCGCTGGCGGCGAACTCGGCCTGGCCGGACCGGAGCTGGGACGGCTGGTCGCGGCCGGCCAGCTCGGCTACTTCGCCGGGCTCGTCCTGCTGGTGCCCCTCGGGGACGTACTCGACCGGCGCACGCTGATCGTCGGGCATCTGATCCTCACCGGAACGGGAGCGGCGATCACGTCCCTCGCCCCCGGCGGGATGGCGGCCGGGGCAGGCCTGGCGCTCGCGGGCCTGTTCGCGGTGGTCGTGCAGATCACGGTCGCCTACGTCGCGGCCACCTCGCCCCCGGGGGAGCGCGGCCGCAACATCGGCACGGTCACCTCGGGGGTGGTGCTCGGGATCCTCGGCGTCCGGCTGCTGGCGGGCGTACTGGGGGACAGCCTCGGATGGCGTTCCGTCTACGCCGTACTCGCGGTGCTCTGCCTCGCTCTCGCGCTGTTCGCGCACCTGACCCTGCACCCCGACGTCCGGCCCGCGCGGGCCCGTTACCGGGATGTCCTGGCCACCGCGGGACGCCTCGTCGCCACCGACCGGCTCCTCCTCGGCCGCGGGCTGATCGCGTTCTTCCTGTTCGCGTCCTTCGGCACCCTGTGGAGCGGGCTGGCCCTGCCGCTGGGGGCCGCGCCGTGGCACTTCGGTACGACGGTCATCGGGCTGTTCGGCCTGGCCGGCCTCATCGGCGCGGTGGCCGCCGCACGCGCGGGCAGCTGGGCCGACGCGGGGCACGCCCACGCCGTCACCGGCTGGTCGCTGGCGCTGCTGGCGGTGTCCTGGACGCTCACCGCCTGGACGTCCCCGGGCCTGTGGCCGCTCATCACGGGCGTCGTACTCCTCGACTTCGCCGTCCAGGCGGTGCACGTGAGCAACCAGCACCTCCTCACGGCCGCGCACCCGGAACGCTCCAGCAGCGTCATCGGCGCCTACATGGCCTTCTACTCGCTCGGCTCCGCCCTCGGCGCCACCACCACGACATGGGCGTACGCCGCCGCCGGCTGGCGGGCCTCCTGCCTGCTGGGCGCCGCCTACGCCGTCGCCGCACTGGCCGTATGGGCGCTCGCCCGCCGCACGAGCGCGTCCCCCCGCCCTTCCGCTTCGGTAGGGCGCTTCGGTAAAGGGGTGGCTCGGTAA